In Fodinicola acaciae, the following proteins share a genomic window:
- a CDS encoding TMEM175 family protein, translating to MVDEQPVTARNRRFPVDRHQGLSDGVFAIAMTLLVLDIKLPAGLSDDITNARLTAELWQSVRPSFLTYLLSFFVIGSQWMAHHEMFHDIRLVDRRMGSYNLQYLLVIAVMPFPSSVLADHGDLPVAVALYAVAIGLGGLLRARMQSYAVNNDLLKPSVDVAAWRKDTRAAVFFGLLFVGSAGVAYVRYWFAYVLWVVVLGGWAVLSRSGVWGLLRDRFARR from the coding sequence GTGGTCGACGAGCAGCCAGTAACCGCGCGAAACCGGCGGTTCCCGGTGGACCGTCACCAGGGCCTGTCCGACGGTGTCTTCGCGATCGCGATGACCCTGCTGGTGCTGGACATCAAGCTGCCGGCCGGCCTCTCCGACGACATCACCAACGCGCGGCTGACGGCCGAGCTGTGGCAGTCCGTACGGCCGTCGTTCCTCACCTACCTGCTGTCCTTCTTCGTGATCGGCTCGCAGTGGATGGCGCACCACGAGATGTTCCACGACATCCGGCTGGTGGACCGCCGAATGGGGTCATACAACCTGCAGTATCTGCTGGTCATCGCGGTGATGCCGTTTCCGTCGTCGGTGCTGGCCGACCACGGTGACCTGCCGGTCGCGGTCGCCTTGTATGCGGTGGCGATCGGCCTCGGTGGCCTGTTGCGCGCTCGCATGCAGTCGTACGCCGTCAACAACGACCTGCTCAAGCCGTCGGTCGACGTGGCCGCATGGCGCAAGGACACCAGAGCGGCGGTGTTCTTCGGCCTGCTGTTCGTCGGATCCGCCGGCGTGGCATACGTCCGGTACTGGTTCGCGTACGTGCTCTGGGTCGTCGTCCTCGGCGGCTGGGCCGTGCTCAGCCGCAGCGGCGTGTGGGGCCTACTGCGCGACCGTTTCGCTCGGCGCTAG
- a CDS encoding CPBP family intramembrane glutamic endopeptidase: MDAQTEPDLSVPPRKREWWRGQPHRLVTSVLDLLFVPAEPVPYARATRPWKIVVALVTALLFGPLLWATTATLALNRGGPTSPVAGIDLRHHFVAAVLGGLLQAALLFFAVGVAWVVLRLSGDRLLDLGLRPGPAPRLLADSGLTLSGLYLPALLVGGLVATSLRLGSGDVLVTPTMTGGDATQAGKALLVGLLLAIPTAVAEEVVALGLAYRLLERLGWPVWLITLGLVALRASYHVYYGLTVVALLGWAYLSVVFYRRYRRLWPLIIAHAAYDTLSITAALSGSLAVAGVVVLLYLALPIVALTVLLARLGLRWGQPRPSTDLVRPRLAPSETVAQ; this comes from the coding sequence ATGGACGCGCAGACGGAGCCTGACTTATCGGTCCCACCGCGGAAGCGGGAGTGGTGGCGCGGTCAGCCACACCGGTTGGTCACCTCGGTGCTGGATCTCCTGTTCGTCCCGGCCGAGCCGGTGCCGTACGCGCGGGCCACCCGGCCGTGGAAGATCGTCGTCGCGCTCGTGACGGCGTTGCTCTTCGGCCCGCTGCTGTGGGCCACCACGGCGACGCTCGCGCTGAACCGGGGCGGCCCGACCAGCCCGGTCGCCGGCATCGACCTGCGCCACCACTTCGTCGCCGCGGTTCTCGGCGGTCTGCTGCAGGCGGCTCTGCTGTTCTTCGCGGTCGGCGTCGCCTGGGTCGTGCTGCGGCTGTCCGGTGACCGGCTGCTCGACCTCGGCCTGCGGCCCGGTCCGGCGCCGCGGCTGCTGGCAGACAGCGGCCTGACGCTCAGCGGCCTCTATCTGCCGGCGTTGCTGGTCGGCGGACTGGTCGCGACGAGCCTGCGGCTGGGCTCCGGCGACGTACTGGTGACGCCGACGATGACCGGTGGCGACGCCACACAGGCGGGCAAGGCACTGCTGGTCGGACTGCTGCTGGCAATTCCGACGGCGGTCGCCGAGGAGGTCGTGGCGCTCGGGCTGGCGTACCGGCTGCTGGAGCGGCTCGGCTGGCCGGTCTGGCTGATCACACTCGGCCTGGTGGCGCTGCGCGCCAGCTATCACGTCTACTACGGCCTGACCGTGGTCGCGTTGCTCGGCTGGGCCTATCTGTCGGTGGTGTTCTATCGCCGCTATCGGCGACTGTGGCCGCTGATCATCGCGCACGCGGCGTACGACACCTTGTCGATCACCGCGGCGCTGTCCGGCTCGCTGGCGGTCGCCGGTGTGGTCGTGCTGCTCTATCTCGCGTTGCCGATCGTCGCGCTGACCGTCCTCCTCGCACGACTCGGCCTGCGGTGGGGTCAGCCACGGCCGTCGACCGACCTCGTACGGCCCCGGCTAGCGCCGAGCGAAACGGTCGCGCAGTAG
- a CDS encoding L,D-transpeptidase, whose product MSRDGTASHRRQRRGAHRPPPSPPYLKVIAGVVLAVSGLAGMASLLRPASVADASDSYPQSAAGVSRAINEKASRDLSGPCARPAPDQAAVVSFLNTSYGRTFGPVTASSPQHDICAAIAKFQQWAQVPTTNGVADPVTAKVARNLAATDPSACKATAEPTVCVDLTHQILFMVTGGQVTFGPVPVRTGKAEDATPVGNYQVSQKKVSTVSSEYHVPLPYWTRFYQDFGLHAADVDSPLYATNVRGSHGCVNMLPRDAAALFKITKIGTPVHIWGKKVDA is encoded by the coding sequence ATGTCTAGGGACGGGACGGCTTCGCACCGGCGCCAGCGCCGGGGTGCTCACCGACCCCCGCCCAGCCCGCCATATCTCAAGGTCATCGCCGGTGTCGTGCTGGCGGTGTCCGGCTTGGCCGGGATGGCCTCGCTGCTGCGGCCGGCCTCGGTCGCGGACGCCAGCGACTCCTATCCGCAGTCGGCGGCCGGCGTCAGCCGGGCGATCAACGAGAAGGCCAGCCGCGACCTGTCCGGTCCGTGCGCTCGACCCGCGCCCGACCAGGCGGCCGTGGTCTCCTTCCTGAACACCTCCTACGGCCGGACCTTCGGACCGGTCACCGCGAGCTCGCCGCAGCACGACATCTGCGCGGCGATCGCCAAGTTCCAACAATGGGCCCAGGTGCCGACCACCAACGGCGTGGCCGACCCGGTCACCGCCAAGGTGGCCAGGAACCTCGCCGCCACCGATCCGAGCGCCTGCAAGGCGACCGCCGAGCCGACCGTGTGCGTCGACCTCACCCACCAGATCCTGTTCATGGTGACCGGCGGCCAGGTCACCTTCGGTCCGGTGCCGGTACGCACCGGCAAGGCCGAGGACGCCACCCCGGTCGGCAACTACCAGGTCAGCCAGAAGAAGGTCAGCACGGTCTCCAGCGAATACCACGTGCCGCTGCCCTACTGGACCCGCTTCTACCAGGACTTCGGCCTGCATGCCGCCGACGTCGACAGTCCGTTGTACGCGACGAACGTACGCGGCTCGCACGGCTGCGTGAACATGCTGCCGCGGGACGCGGCGGCCCTGTTCAAGATCACCAAGATCGGCACGCCGGTGCACATCTGGGGCAAGAAAGTCGACGCGTAA